From Anopheles darlingi chromosome 2, idAnoDarlMG_H_01, whole genome shotgun sequence, the proteins below share one genomic window:
- the LOC125949219 gene encoding dolichol-phosphate mannosyltransferase subunit 3: MTKLFEWLMAAACFLSVYFAIVLRQVKHELLDQYMLEIQLSPIFLLILFGLYAATVVLYRTFTFNNCEEAAKELMEQIKEAKADLRSKGLVISD, encoded by the exons ATGACAAAGTTATTCGAATGGCTTATGGCCGCGGCCTGTTTCCTGAGTGTGTACTTTGCGATTGTTTTGCGGCAAGTTAAGCACGAGCTGCTGGATCAATACATGTTGGAAATCCAGCTCTCGCCGATCTTCCTGCTGATTCTGTTTGGT CTATATGCCGCTACCGTTGTGCTCTACCGAACGTTTACCTTCAACAACTGCGAGGAGGCTGCGAAGGAATTGATGGAACAAATCAAAGAAGCCAAGGCTGATCTGCGAAGCAAAGGGCTGGTGATCAGTGATTAG
- the LOC125949218 gene encoding GILT-like protein 1, whose product MLRQSLALLSIFTVACYGQTKVPVYVYYESLCPDSAKFVNEQLYPVAKAFKANLELHLVPFGKSSYETQGSDVIFKCHHGENECYGNKVHACAIQHIQGNSFQPNISREDLTLEYVNCLMARAQLKDGQFPTKICADEVKIEQWQTIQECANSTEGSTLLKQHGDATYKIQRPLGSVPTIAFKQTYDGELQKLSLNSFRQALCKNLSPQPIQCLDSPGSASAISSSIGAIVSVVAVLAARMF is encoded by the exons ATGTTGAGACAAAGCTTGGCGCTGTTGAGCATCTTTACTGTCGCATGCTACGGACAGACGAAA GTGCCCGTCTACGTGTACTACGAGTCACTCTGCCCGGACAGTGCCAAGTTCGTGAACGAACAGTTGTACCCGGTGGCGAAGGCGTTCAAGGCGAACCTCGAGCTACACCTGGTACCGTTCGGAAAGTCGTCGTATGAGACGCAGGGCTCGGATGTGATTTTCAAGTGCCATCACGGCGAGAACGAATGCTATGGCAACAAGGTGCACGCCTGCGCCATCCAGCACATCCAGGGTAACTCGTTCCAGCCGAACATCTCGCGCGAAGATCTTACCCTCGAATACGTCAACTGTCTGATGGCCCGGGCCCAGCTGAAGGACGGTCAGTTCCCCACTAAAATCTGTGCCGACGAAGTCAAGATCGAGCAGTGGCAGACGATCCAGGAGTGCGCCAACAGCACCGAAGGCAGCACACTGTTGAAGCAGCATGGTGACGCGACCTACAAGATTCAAAGACCCCTGGGCAGCGTACCGACCATTGCTTTCAAACAG ACCTACGACGGTGAGTTGCAGAAACTGTCGCTGAATAGCTTCCGTCAGGCGCTTTGCAAAAACCTGAGTCCCCAGCCGATTCAGTGTCTAGATAGTCCTGGATCTGCCTcggccatcagcagctcgatcggtgcgatcgtCAGCGTGGTTGCCGTACTCGCGGCACGAATGTTCTAG
- the LOC125959205 gene encoding anionic trypsin-like, with product MAIKAITVLVMLSVLCCTGWSFKFRYQQRYEVQTLPPTHDNKPIDNQLEEAEGEERILNFVTVRPEYFEINRARPIIDWITGVIGTPVFANDAPGFSQNCTACKCGTVAPTGERIVGGTTVEDNSFSWMAALYYNNRFSCGGCLISDRYVITAAHCTAKPDKGLFRIQFGIHDRTRPTGASVERSVKRILTNWYNAFNNNNDIALMELTYPVAISEQLVPICLPQATTMYEGVRGIITGWGRTTTGGGLSGTLQQAEVPILTNRECRRAGYWAFQITNKMICAGFLEQGGKDSCQGDSGGPLQVLNESTNRYELVGLVSWGRACAQKNFPGVYTRVNQYLYWINRNIKDSCQCQ from the exons ATGGCGATCAAAGCGATAACAGTGCTCGTGATGTTAAGCGTGTTGTGTTGTACTGGGTGGAGTTTTAAATTTCGATATCAGCAACGGTATGAAGTGCAGACACTGCCGCCAACGCATGACAATAAACCGATAGACAACCAACTGGAGGAGGCGGAAGGGGAAGAACGTATCCTAAACTTTGTCACCGTTCGTCCGGAATACTTTGAGATCAATCGTGCTCGACCAATTATCGACTGGATAACGGGAGTCATCGGTACACCGGTGTTTGCCAACGATGCCCCAGGATTTTCGCAGAACTGTACCGCTTGCA AGTGTGGAACAGTGGCACCGACTGGCGAGCGGATAGTCGGCGGTACTACGGTTGAGGATAACAGTTTTTCCTGGATGGCCGCACTCTACTACAACAATCGATTCAGCTGCGGTGGCTGCCTGATCTCGGATCGCTACGTTATTACCGCAGCCCATTGTACCGCCAAGCCGGACAAGGGACTGTTTCGCATCCAGTTCGGCATTCACGATCGCACCCGTCCTACCGGGGCCTCGGTTGAGCGCAGCGTAAAGCGCATACTGACCAATTGGTACAATGCgttcaacaacaataacgatATAGCGTTGATGGAGCTCACCTACCCGGTAGCGATCAGTGAGCAGCTGGTTCCGATCTGTCTTCCACAGGCGACGACTATGTACGAAGGTGTCCGGGGCATCATTACCGGTTGGGGACGCACCACGACGGGCGGTGGTCTGTCGGGTACGCTGCAGCAGGCCGAGGTACCAATTCTAACGAACCGCGAATGCCGCCGAGCCGGCTACTGGGCCTTCCAGATCACAAACAAAATGATTTGTGCCGGATTCCTAGAGCAAGGGGGCAAGGACTCTTGTCAG GGTGACAGCGGTGGACCGTTGCAGGTGCTGAATGAGAGTACGAATCGTTACGAGTTGGTGGGATTGGTGTCGTGGGGTCGTGCCTGTGCCCAAAAGAATTTCCCCGGGGTCTATACTCGCGTCAACCAATACCTGTACTGGATTAACCGCAACATCAAGGACTCCTGCCAGTGCCAATAG
- the LOC125951791 gene encoding uncharacterized protein LOC125951791: MHQLSTICVTLVIVSVLVQSATAKRGCAAFGHACYGGHGKRSSASTPEALVQGSVTLDDLPIPYAKLILDKQRSLIPSPEEIRGNEPSYTMETPFSIRRPDPRREELKYAIYAMLRQLMEDNASNHQDALVHQVQPLQQASLQRELSGMHEVERK, encoded by the exons ATGCATCAATTATCAACGATTTGTGTTACGCTGGTCATCGTTTCCGTGTTAGTGCAGAGCGCGACGGCTAAGC GAGGTTGTGCTGCATTTGGACATGCCTGTTACGGTGGGCATGGAAAGCGTTCCTCCGCATCGACTCCGGAAGCGCTAGTTCAAGGAAGTGTAACCCTAGATGATCTGCCCATTCCCTACGCCAAACTGATCCTCGACAAACAGCGATCGCTCATCCCAAGCCCGGAAGAGATACGCGGCAACGAACCCTCCTACACCATGGAAACGCCATTTTCGATCCGTCGCCCTGATCCGAGACGTGAAGAGCTTAAATACGCGATCTACGCTATGCTAAGGCAATTG aTGGAGGACAATGCTTCCAATCACCAGGATGCACTGGTGCATCAGGTACAACCATTGCAACAAGCGTCCCTCCAGCGGGAACTGTCCGGCATGCATGAGGTGGAGCGAAAGTAA
- the LOC125948572 gene encoding uncharacterized protein LOC125948572 — protein MKSRVNHTDSTSIKSISSEDVSTQQHYHGNMCCSAEAKNPAFKRGRQLQQMQMIILPFIPILALIVQTSYEMIEIVSYRKEVSEIENQVSMATDLGKVVTRLQQERSDVAFYIYTNGITLRRNLNDTFLETDLALDNMSSWPNISIRTVQPNNGEVTWLNMSEFRETLQEFRANISSEDSKVQEILRWYTTANAALLEHLTNQIKDANKSGVWRFLLSFKNLLRSIESLDISSVYGVNYYGRGILPQDSYIKFVQHDILGRDLLNGSLHFVPSLKVIYRNITRTMKSYGNITQWSRTIYKNERRKENVVDARSYYESMAYYIDELRKLQHELRVIIRNEVLKVLQSADQMETFGIAILVVVLIVSPIIIILVRNAAATIQLYAINLAHKAKELKREKRKSDSLLFQMLPPTVATQLKQAQTVPAEYYSAVSIFFSDIVGFTEIAAECTPLEVVSFLNAIYRMFDERIECYDVYKIETIGDSYMVASGLPVKNGGNKHVTEIATMALDLLDASGYFSIPHK, from the exons ATGAAGTCAAGAGTAAACCACACCGACAGCACGTCGATCAAGTCGATCAGCTCGGAGGATGTGAGCACccagcagcactaccacgGTAACATGTGCTGCAGTGCCGAGGCGAAGAATCCGGCCTTCAAGCGGGGCCGTCAACtgcagcagatgcagatgatCATTCTACCATTCATTCCCATCCTGGCGCTGATCGTCCAGACATCGTACGAAATGATCGAGATAGTCAGCTATCGGAAGGAAGTGTCCGAGATCGAAAACCAGGTATCGATGGCGACGGATCTTGGCAAAGTGGTGACGCGATTGCAGCAGGAGCGCTCTGACGTTGCATTCTACATCTACACTAACGGGATCACGCTGCGCCGGAACCTCAACGATACGTTCCTGGAAACTGATCTCGCCCTGGACAATATGTCATCCTGGCCGAACATTTCCATTCGCACAGTCCAACCGAATAACGGCGAAGTCACCTGGCTTAATATGAGCGAGTTCCGGGAGACGTTGCAGGAGTTTCGGGCCAACATTAGCTCGGAGGATAGCAAGGTGCAGGAGATACTGCGCTGGTACACTACGGCCAATGCCGCACTGCTGGAGCACCTCACGAACCAGATCAAGGATGCGAACAAGAGTGGCGTGTGGCGGTTTTTGCTCAGCTTCAAGAACCTGTTGCGTAGCATCGAGAGCCTCGACATCTCGTCGGTGTACGGGGTCAACTATTACGGTCGCGGGATCCTGCCGCAGGACTCGTACATCAAGTTCGTCCAGCACGACATCCTTGGGCGGGACCTGTTGAACGGTTCGCTACACTTTGTTCCCTCGCTGAAGGTCATCTACCGGAACATCACGCGCACGATGAAAAGCTACGGGAACATCACCCAGTGGAGCCGCACCATCTATAAGAACGAGCGACGCAAGGAGAACGTGGTCGATGCACGATCATACTACGAATCGATGGCATACTACATAGACGAGCTGAGGAAACTGCAGCACGAGCTGCGAGTGATTAtacg GAACGAGGTGCTAAAGGTGTTGCAATCGGCGGACCAAATGGAAACGTTCGGCATCGCGATCCTGGTGGTCGTGCTCATCGTgtcacccatcatcatcatactggTGCGCAATGCGGCGGCCACCATCCAGCTGTACGCCATCAATCTGGCCCACAAGGCGAAGGAGCTAAAGCGCGAGAAGCGCAAATCGGACTCGCTGCTCTTCCAGATGCTACCGCCAACGGTCGCCACCCAGCTGAAGCAAGCCCAGACGGTACCGGCCGAGTATTACTCCGCCGTGTCGATATTCTTCAGCGATATCGTTGGATTCACCGAGATTGCTGCCGAATGTACACCGCTTGAG GTGGTATCCTTCCTTAACGCCATCTACCGGATGTTTGACGAGCGCATCGAGTGTTACGATGTGTAcaaaatcgaaaccatcggtGATTCATACATGGTGGCCTCCGGATTGCCGGTGAAGAATGGTG GCAACAAACACGTTACGGAAATCGCAACGATGGCGCTGGATCTGCTCGATGCGTCCGGATACTTTAGTATTCCACACAAGTAA
- the LOC125948536 gene encoding uncharacterized protein LOC125948536: MKRTLAQQSSKPMATNEPVQIRCGIHTGPVVAGIVGTKMPRYCLFGDTVNTASRMESTGEALKIHISAEMNDALVKVGGFKTEHRGLIDVKGKGLMDTYWLTCKEGTTPNNNHQGEVAWFADMKPPGAKLERTQVTVHPPPDDPLPVLDVITIRNAEAGGGAEARGRRLVPAGKPRTLHARARGTPVELDRLAVGSFTGGASAGGGGGAELSRLRDLSFKSSPSIATSTSRQSTSCSDMALEREVTMYGCFKFNPSSRNARRLFMVHMMIVLLIPIGTVLVQNMQLLTQHVHVYSETQQADEEMKLTINITKLLNVIQVERMSFVYYMLTGKNRSTVEESIQNTEHALAHLSNDLDYLLLSGATNFTLTSSIRISTPENETFTGLEYFEPYNALNQYVISQIVRSAGKSISSKVWRQFVVYKNLIEAIESINIAAILVMQFIRDGFLGLSDFSQFVRRDSAALDYIASAQNFMTSLNIMSRAEFKVMQYWRNRVLINTSTTDRKDAITEYYHSVTTILANLQLVQNQIQQQVRETIVNDISNAGYYQSISIALVVLICVISPILLFMIRVATVTIQNFSTKLMARTVELRMEKGKSDRLLYQMLPPAVVKQLKQQRQVPAETFDAVTIFFSDIVGFTDISANSSAMEVVIMLNTLYRLFDSIILKYDVYKVETIGDAYMVVSGLPQRNGDRHAGEIAMMSLDLVCGISGFIIPHMNGRTLEIRVGINTGPCVAGVVGTTMPRYCLFGDTINTASRMESTGEPMKIHISDTTKETLEKLGGFRIEKRGTVEVKGKGTMETFWLTGHALYEHRTSEMLVPMFKHNVVTEPDFLNII; this comes from the exons ATGAAACGAACACTAGCGCAGCAATCATCAAAACCAATGGCCA CCAATGAACCGGTGCAAATACGATGCGGTATTCATACCGGGCCCGTGGTGGCCGGTATCGTCGGTACGAAGATGCCCCGTTACTGCCTCTTCGGTGATACGGTCAACACGGCCTCCCGAATGGAATCGACCGGTGAAG CGCTCAAGATCCATATCTCGGCCGAGATGAATGACGCTCTGGTCAAGGTGGGTGGCTTCAAGACGGAGCACCGCGGTCTGATCGATGTAAAG GGCAAAGGGCTGATGGATACCTACTGGTTGACGTGCAAAGAGGGAACGACaccgaacaacaaccaccaggGTGAGGTGGCCTGGTTCGCTGATATGAAGCCG CCGGGTGCAAAGCTGGAGCGAACGCAAGTGACGGTTCATCCACCACCGGATGATCCACTGCCAGTGTTGgacgtcatcaccatccgcaATGCGGAGGCAGGCGGAGGCGCAGAAGCAAGGGGTCGCCGGTTGGTACCGGCTGGCAAGCCTCGAACGCTGCACGCCCGAGCACGCGGCACACCCGTCGAGCTGGACCGGTTGGCGGTTGGTAGCTTCACCGGgggtgccagtgccggtggcggtggcggtgccgagCTGTCCCGGTTACGGGACCTTTCCTTCAAATCATCCCCCTCAATCGCAACGTCCACCTCGCGCCAATCGACGTCCTGCTCCGATATGGCGCTCGAACGTGAAGTCACCATGTACGGCTGCTTCAAGTTCAATCCCAGCTCAAG GAATGCCCGCCGTCTGTTCATGGTTCACATGATGATAGTACTGCTGATACCGATCGGGACCGTTCTAGTGCAAAACATGCAGCTGCTGACACAGCACGTTCACGTGTACAGTGAAACCCAGCAGGCAGACGAAGAA ATGAAGCTAACGATCAACATTACGAAGCTGCTGAACGTCATACAGGTCGAGCGTATGAGCTTCGTCTACTACATGCTGACGGGGAAGAATCGATCGACGGTGGAGGAATCGATTCAAAACACTGAACACGCGCTGGCCCATCTCAGCAACGATCTCGACTATCTGCTACTGTCCGGAGCAACAAACTTCACTCTTACATCGTCCATTAG GATAAGCACGCCTGAGAATGAAACGTTTACGGGTTTGGAGTACTTCGAGCCGTACAACGCGCTCAACCAATACGTAATCAGCCAGATCGTCCGGAGTGCCGGCAAGTCGATCAGTTCGAAGGTGTGGCGACAGTTTGTGGTGTACAAGAATCTGATCGAAGCCATCGAGAGCATCAACATAGCGGCTATACTGGTGATGCAGTTCATACGCGACGGTTTCCTCGGGTTGTCCGATTTCTCACAGTTCGTGCGCCGTGATTCGGCCGCCCTGGACTATATTGCATCCGCCCAGAACTTTATGACCTCGCTCAACATTATGTCCCGGGCGGAGTTCAAGGTAATGCAGTACTGGCGCAATCGGGTACTGATCAACACGTCGACCACCGATAGGAAGGATGCGATTACCGAGTACTATCACTCAGTGACCACCATTCTGGCAAATCTGCAGCTGGTACAGAATCAGATTCAGCAGCAGGTGAGGGAAACCATCGTGAACGATATCAGTAACGCCGGGTACTatcaatcgatttcgattgcgctggtggtgctcatCTGCGTGATCAGTCCCATTCTGTTGTTTATGATACGTGTCGCCACCGTTACAATACAAAACTTCTCGACCAAGCTGATGGCTAGGACGGTTGAGTTGCGCATGGAGAAGGGCAAATCGGATCGGCTGCTTTACCAAATGCTACCGCCGGCAGTCGTGAAGCAGTTGAAACAACAACGCCAAGTGCCGGCGGAAACGTTCGACGCGGTGACGATCTTCTTCAGTGACATCGTAGGCTTTACCGACATTTCGGCCAACAGTAGCGCGATGGAAGTGGTGATCATGCTGAATACGCTCTATCGActgttcgattcgatcatcCTTAAGTACGACGTGTACAAGGTGGAAACGATTGGCGATGCGTACATGGTGGTGTCGGGATTGCCACAACGCAACGGTGACCGGCATGCGGGCGAAATTGCGATGATGTCGCTAGATCTGGTTTGTGGCATATCCGGTTTCATTATACCGCACATGAACGGTCGGACCCTAGAGATACGCGTCGGCATCAATACGGGACCGTGCGTAGCCGGCGTGGTCGGGACGACGATGCCAAGGTACTGTCTCTTCGGAGACACCATTAATACGGCTTCCCGGATGGAGTCTACGGGCGAGC CCATGAAAATACACATCTCGGACACGACCAAGGAAACGCTCGAGAAGCTGGGTGGCTTCCGGATAGAGAAGCGCGGCACGGTCGAGGTGAAGGGGAAGGGCACGATGGAAACCTTCTGGCTGACAGGACACGCACTGTACGAGCATCGCACTTCCGAGATGCTGGTACCAATGTTCAAACATAATGTAGTCACGGAACCAGATTTTCTAAACATTATCTAG
- the LOC125948556 gene encoding nucleoporin Ndc1 → MEPVATTDLTFRKLCLERFILAILYSIALQYLLVTVFLLFVNVDLLHPITWLTSTVGLLVSPLTWLRSVPLATALTAHGFVLARMYLLESRYYPTLFAQLKRSIMQRFVVLCTAGSVGCLTAWFYTRFLRADYRQLVLMDDSNHDQQTVLNERFVYLFVSGLFAGCYFFARGQHTLGGIEWSPVPLSKWTQFRDSFCSIFIDSIRRSFVPSFVYLSFYYTVSVLLRSRIATLFGIIRLKEISTVYSFYCTATDIRLLLYTWLVFALILTNMNLMLGLFRIFLNERQEFSIQIGVFHQQTKGSDPPLAAALAYRQIPIVQQMAAEDLATIAQTHWCSRRKQLYELTVPGGHPNNWRQVCDTCLKLIREFTNELTVSIGGIELKPPPPMVLTGGRLRPTTSMDRERLLRQQYNQNFGIRSLSTPTLSSTSSRESGQQSAGPLDLLKIDNLSLPTILSRVPGYQLFFVESKTAKSYYLLSVQSQLVASITQSLTALACCSLEEDQYGVVQDDLPSIVHALLELKKVVDKIGAINLDVKRIDRNYIALKGAVKRSLYRFTQSFAPYLNDLVIEPEDLQALQPFLRYNV, encoded by the coding sequence ATGGAGCCGGTTGCGACCACCGATTTGACCTTCCGGAAGCTGTGTCTGGAACGCTTTATTTTGGCGATCTTGTACAGCATTGCCCTGCAGTATTTGCTGGTGACGGTGTTCCTGCTGTTCGTCAACGTCGATCTGTTGCACCCCATAACCTGGCTCACCAGCACCGTAGGCCTGTTGGTGTCGCCGCTCACCTGGCTTCGCTCCGTGCCACTCGCCACAGCGCTCACCGCTCATGGCTTTGTGCTGGCCAGGATGTATCTTCTCGAATCTCGGTACTATCCCACGCTGTTCGCCCAGCTAAAGCGGAGTATCATGCAACGTTTCGTGGTCCTGTGCACTGCCGGCAGTGTAGGTTGTCTGACGGCCTGGTTCTATACCCGGTTTCTGCGCGCAGACTATCGCCAGCTGGTACTGATGGACGACTCCAACCACGACCAACAGACGGTACTTAACGAGCGTTTCGTGTATCTGTTCGTGAGCGGCCTGTTTGCTGGATGCTATTTCTTTGCCAGGGGACAACACACCCTTGGCGGCATTGAGTGGTCACCGGTTCCGTTGAGCAAGTGGACCCAGTTTCGGGATAGTTtctgcagcatcttcatcgATTCGATACGACGCTCGTTTGTCCCGTCGTTTGTGTACCTCAGCTTCTACTACACGGTGTCAGTACTACTGCGTAGCAGAATCGCCACTCTATTTGGCATCATTCGGCTGAAGGAGATTTCGACGGTTTACAGCTTCTATTGCACCGCCACGGATATACGGTTGCTCCTCTACACCTGGCTAGTGTTTGCATTGATACTCACCAACATGAACCTGATGCTGGGACTGTTCCGCATCTTTCTCAACGAAAGGCAAGAGTTCTCAATCCAGATCGGGGTGTTTCACCAGCAAACGAAAGGTTCTGATCCGCCACTGGCAGCCGCACTCGCCTATCGCCAGATACCCATCGTCCAACAGATGGCTGCCGAGGATTTGGCCACAATAGCGCAAACCCACTGGTGTTCCCGCCGCAAGCAACTGTACGAACTGACCGTTCCCGGTGGCCATCCCAACAACTGGCGCCAGGTGTGCGACACTTGCCTGAAGCTCATCCGCGAGTTTACCAACGAGTTGACCGTATCGATAGGAGGCATCGAGCTGAAACCACCCCCTCCGATGGTACTTACTGGAGGCCGTCTACGTCCTACCACATCGATGGATCGCGAGCGCTTATTGAGGCAACAGTACAACCAAAACTTCGGCATTCGCAGTCTCTCTACGCCAACACTATCTTCAACATCCAGCCGTGAGTCGGGACAGCAGTCGGCTGGACCGTTGGATCTATTGAAAATCGACAACCTCTCGTTGCCTACCATTCTTAGCCGCGTTCCGGGATACCAGTTGTTTTTCGTCGAGTCGAAAACGGCCAAAAGCTACTATCTGCTGTCGGTGCAGTCACAGCTGGTGGCGAGCATTACGCAAAGCCTAACCGCGCTCGCTTGCTGCTCGCTGGAGGAAGATCAGTACGGTGTCGTTCAGGATGATCTACCAAGCATCGTGCATGCACTGCTGGAGCTGAAGAAGGTGGTGGACAAGATTGGGGCAATCAATCTGGATGTAAAAAGAATCGACCGTAATTACATTGCTCTCAAAGGTGCCGTCAAACGGAGTCTCTATCGATTCACGCAGTCGTTCGCTCCGTATTTGAACGATCTCGTAATTGAACCGGAGGATTTGCAAGCCTTACAGCCATTCTTGAGATATAATGTGTGA